A region of Necator americanus strain Aroian chromosome I, whole genome shotgun sequence DNA encodes the following proteins:
- a CDS encoding hypothetical protein (NECATOR_CHRI.G3700.T3) — protein MAGHWRNDASLSALGPLFVSILNFFFVTYFTMNCSRKKDSDRKRKEAGRNVKTPTSKNEFGAGKKDEKPEDTFDDHAPKKEDAKRAKDIKDAKAFNAGDYKTWNKLMKEDDDFEKPLAKAPEQQEKDGKKAKEPPKESGDRGKESTSKVAEPVKDITEPDEKDMKKTQESS, from the exons ATGGCGGGTCATTGGAGAAACGATGCTTCATTGAGCGCACTTGGACCATTATTTGTTTCAATACTCAA CTTCTTTTTCGTAACATATTTTACAATGAACTGTTCTCGTAAGAAGGACTCGGATAGAAAACGAAAG GAGGCTGGTCGGAATGTGAAGACACCAACTTCGAAAAATGAATTCGGTGCCG GGAAGAAGGATGAAAAACCAGAGGATACGTTCGATGACCATGccccaaaaaaagaggatgcTAAAAGAGCTAAGGAT ATCAAAGACGCTAAAGCTTTTAACGCTGGCGACTATAAGACATGGAATAAGTTGATGAAGGAAGATGATGATTTTGAGAAGCCTCTCGCGAAAGCACCTGAGCAACAAGAAAAGGACGGCAAGAAAGCTAAGGAGCCGCCTAAAGAAAGTGGAGATCGTGGTAAAGAAAGTACCAGTAAAGTTGCAGAACCAGTCAAAGATATCACTGAACCTGACGAAAAGGACATgaagaaaacacaagaaaGTTCGTGA